The Rhododendron vialii isolate Sample 1 chromosome 1a, ASM3025357v1 region CATGTCTTGTACGAAGAACGGCTACGTAAATTTGGCCAGAAAAATGTCGTATGAAAATATTGCAGCAAAACACTAGAGATGTTGAACTCAAAACAATGAATTCTTTTCTTGCACAAACGTTATTGCCCTACAGTTGGTGAACTCATTCCAATATAATACGAAGATCTCCTTAGAACAGTTGTGTAAATCACTGAAGTATATTGTTTTACTAAAAAATGAGGCAATGAAGGATCTTTCTCAATAGTTGATCTTTCTCAATAGTGAAGTGACAAAGAAACTTCGCGGTCTTtaccagggaaaaaaaaaaaaaaacttcatggAATCTGCTGCCAGATAGCATGATCCTCACAAAACACACACTTTAATACTACTTAAAAGTCGACTAACTAGAACACCCAGGTTATCTTTTCCCATAAGTTAGAGTAATTGTTTATGGCCACTCTCATTGACCTTTCAAGCATACACTAATCACTCCCAAAGAAATTATATAAATCAACGCAACCTGATACTAGATGTTTGTCTATCTTTTTATAACAAGGGCGGAGGCAGGATTTTCTGACGAGGTCAAGAATCTAGAGCATACATTGTTTGATTTTCGTACTTGATGATAGCGAAAAAAATTACACTAAAATACTGCTCCACTAAAACAAACCTACATCCGCTTGATGCCGACGAGTTTTTATAGTTTGGAAATGCATGATTATTTCCCTTCACAATGCtctgaaaaatctctctcagTATGCACAATCAAACTCGACACGCATGAGGGCCCGCATTGAAATTCTCGAGTTGATCCTAGGATGCCAAGAAGTCTTCGGGACAAACTCCAAGCAACCAATTCTGGTGTGTGCCACCGCTAAAATAAgcacactaattttttttgaattaaaggtgatgtattgtaaaAGAATAATCGgtctcgtaaagcaaaaaataaatacttaaaaaataagaaacctAGCGGAACGGACATGCGGTCTATGCAGAAATTTATCTGTGTGTAGTACAAGCTGAATGAATCGACAACGCAATATACAAAACCCAAATTAAGCAACGTAATTGGGCCGGCCCATTACATGTTGGGCCGAGCTCTGCTGTTACTAAACGATATGAATTAGGCCATGCAAATAGTGGAGTAACAACTAGAGATTTCTCAAACGTACCAGAAGGTTCGTCGACCAAAATCATCTGCTTGGTGCTGCGATAAGTCCCGAAAGTACTCGAATTCTCCTCTGCTTCCTATTAATGCCCAACAAGTCCCCGATTCCCGCATCGAACACTGAATAACTTTCTTGGCATCCAAACAGAGCTCTAAATCCTCTCCTTCGAAATTTCCACGTCGAAATCATCGTCGTATCTTGAAAACCAAACAATGTCGCTGATCCCAAGCTTCTTCGCCAACCGACGGGGCAACAACAGCATCTTCTCCGATCCATTTGCTCTCGACGCGTGGGATCCCTTCCGGGACATTCCCTTCCCCGAGCTCTCCCGCGAGAACTCGGCGTTCGTCAGCACTCGCGTGGACTGGAAGGAGACCCCGGAGGCGCACGTGTTCAAGGCAGACCTGCCGGGGCTGAAGAAGGAGGAGGTGAAGGTGGAGGTCGAGGACGACAGGGTTCTGCAGATCAGCGGGAAGAGGAACGTCGAGAAGGAGGAGAAGAACGACAAGTGGCACCGCGTGGAGCGGAGCAGCGGGGAGTTCATGCGCCGGTTCAGGCTGCCGGAGAACGCGAAGATGGATCAGGTGAAGGCGGCCATGGAGAACGGGGTTCTGACTGTTACCGTCCCTAAAGAGGAGGTGAAGAAGCCTGATGTCAAGGCCATTGAGATTTCTGGTTGAAATTACTAAACTCAGCCTCTGTAACTTCTACTATTAATGTCTATGTAATAATGTAGTGGTTTTATGTGTTCTGTTCTTCATTGCGCAGTCTGTTAATGgggattgtgtgtgtgtgtgtaatgtGAGTTGCTGAGGATGGTAGTGTAAAATGAAATCAAAATGTTGGACTAGTTTCGTTACATTACGATAGCctatttgatttctttgtttATGGTTTTCTTTCGGACTTGGGGAGACAGCAGCGTTCAACTCTGTTCAATTTCAAGAAAGGGTTTCAAAgagttctttcaaaattcaaaatgtatTCAACCCCGTTCAATGTCAAGAAAAAGTTGGAAAgagttctttcaaaattcaaattgttcaaaaaaaaattgaattgtaaGTTTGAGCGCTATTGAATACTAAATGtctcctgatttttttttttttatccttttgaTCACTTTTAACTCTCCAGCCCGTAGGATAGGATTACGAAAATTTTTCAGCCCTCTAATTTCATGTTTGATTTCGCAATCAGAAATGCTACGGATGCTACCTCATTTCACAATATCATTCACCCCATTTTTTATGGGGTCCACTCTGAGTTccataaaaatatgaaaaaatattcataaattttgaaataatattatattttataaggtccagtaaaaaatcagttccaatgAATTTTTCTTAGATTCGTAGAGGTGAAACTGTTCAACCATGTAGTTTCGCCTCCacgaattcaaaaataatacttaccgatatccattaaagttgattttttatagggtcccacaaaataatattctaaaatttatgaacattttttttgtatttttatgggACTCGAAGTGGACTCCACAAAAGATATAGTGGATGATGTAATGGAATGAGATAATGTATGTATCACCTCTTGTTTGCAATATggacgcggggggctgctgtcccaattttttggggcccaccccggtttcgctccgataatctgaatcgttcattttgtagagttcgtcgagtagaacaactatgcaaaaaatcagcttaattggatatcattaaatacctgatcggagcttatataactctcagtccatgggttacagttgatttgatccagtgtttcggatccattctttttaagataaaaaggttccgatcaggtacttaatgatatccaattaagctgattttttgcataattgttctactcgatgagctctacaaagtgaatgaTTTAGATCATCGGAGTGAGACCGGGGTGGACCCCAAAATGAGGtgcagcagcccccctccctcaTTGCGGTATATACGGGACTATGAAGCCCATGGAAGTCGCTCACTAAAGCGGATTATCAGTACTTGGGGATGAGTTAGATTTACTCTACTGCCCTCGTTTTCTGTTATTCGTCTCCCATTCACTCTTGGAGTTGCGGTGCTTAAGCGAAAGAGAGCAACTCCGCTGGGTTAGAGTTGACCCATCTTCATTTGAGCACCAAAACTCTATTTTGAAGAATTCATACCCTCCAATCCATCTCCGTTTAAGGTCTTCGATTAATCGAAAAATGAAAGGCGGCAATTTTCCTAGTTGTGTAATCCGACCGGTTTGATTTGCCTTGAATGATGTATTTCCAATAAAATGTAAACCCAAAGTTACAAACCCACTGAACAAGAGAAAAATGGGAAAGCTTGTTTTGCAATCCCATCTCCGTGTAGTACACAAACATGATGGTAAATAGAAAAAAACAGTGCAAACAAACATGATTTTGGGATTAGGCATGCCAATCCTACGGGATCCTTGCAAAAACAAAGATGATCTTGGGACTGGCCTATGGATTACAACGGTGCTACGTTCACCACGCATTTTCACAGCTCAACATCTCACATTCTGTTTCGACAATCAATGattcggatttaaaaaaaactcttccaaggaatGACAAtcggagtaattattcagtgcctCTGGCCCTCTGCAGCACCATGTTGCGGTGCCTCAATCTCTTCTCTACCACATATTTTGATGGGTTTCTCATAATGTACGGCGAGATCTATATAAATATGTGATAGATGAAGAATTTGGGGCACATGACACAGCTCGTGTCGCTGCCCAAGGAATATTGAATAATTCTTGGTATGGACATGATAGATCATCCTTGGACTTTTTTGTTACTTATGGCAGGACTGATTTGGAGCTACATAAGCTATCCTGATACTATCACTGAAGGTCAATAATTCAAGGCTAGATTTTGATCTATTCCACCAGAGTAATCATGTACTTCTAACTTACTCTCAGAGCATGAAGACTCcgcttttttaaaaagataatttcaaattcaaaaattatgtgtttacgtaaattatttttccatcagtatagatcttgtttgatagatctcattgaaatttttaatacggtgcaaaaaaaaattgaaaaactatctttcatttatattattttttaatttaaaaatgtaaaataagtatttattttttaaaaatgtgcaCTCGAACGGGACTAAGCAATCAGATCAAGtgtaaaaaagtgaaaaagtgTGAAAAGCAATAGGCGACAAAATCTCTTTAATAGTCTATCAAAAATTGAGTGCCACTTTATTGGTGCCCTTTTACACTTTTAAGATTCTTCTACTATTTGGAAATCTGGGAAGTGAAATTTCGTGCCAAAAGCAAAGCAAATTTACTattaaaaagaaagggaaaaaaatccgTAAGAACACATAATTCGTTGGCATATATGATTCTACCTTTGAGATTAAGATCAAACACGTAATTATGTAGGATTATTTTAACACAGTCCAcccaataaaaaacaaaaacccaaccaaacacaaccttaaaTCTTACTTAGTTCTCAGTTGTGTTCATCCACTAGCTAGCATTAGTAGCCTTTTGGTTTAAACTTTTACAAGTAGCACATGGCCACAGCATGGTTTTCCTTCAAGAATGATGAAagaacagaaaagaaagaaaagagtagaacaccctttttcttttgagcAATTTTGTTGGCGAGGTGTTCGGGCGAGCTTACATTCACTTCGACTAATTTTGTTAAGACCAAGAAATAATAGAGCAACTGGAATAACGAAATTCGTATCATGCTTCTCTGCGATCTGAGGTTAATTGAATTGCATAGATCAATCTATGTAGTAATTTCGTCTCTCTCCAATAAAAGGTGCTTTGAAGATCAAGGAGACGGCTCCGTGGGGTTTCAGGAAAATTCCATCATTTCTATCTAATGTTTAAACAAGTGTAACTATCATGGTGATGAATGATGATCATCAAGTGGGTTATACCAATCATTTCTGcaccaaataaaaataataattaacgAATGTTATGGTATTAGGAAAGAGATTTGTATCGCTCGGCAATGCTTGAAAACTAACGAAAAAGTTAGAAGATTTGTGCATCGCTGGGCATGAGATAAcagtataaaataaaatagggacttcgggttggtgctgtgcagtaaGGTGCACTGCacaccgtgctgcgcaccttcgagccgtcggatgcatgaTTTGAAGGCTCGAAGGTGCGCAACACGGTATTGCACACATTATTGCACAGCATGATCCCCCAGTTCATAAAGTAGTTACAAAAAGACTATATGACATTATCATCAATCTTTCATCAATTCGTTGTTGatgaataaaatagattaattttcATTCTTGATTAATaataaaagtagaaaaaatatgtactatAACAGTCACTTCAAGATGTTTCATACTCACCAGGAACAGAACTGGAGTTGCAGATTGCTAACAAAAAGTCcaaaagaaatagagaaaaaataaaGTCAACATAACCTCcccataataaaaaattatatatccaAGTCCCACTTGTTAATTGTTACTATtcttttacaagaaaaatagggATTGCCCCTGTTTGTCATGGAAAATTTTATATACTCAAGCGGGCGGAGTTATGTTTGGGCCTAGGAGCTGCGGTCTCCGGAGCTCttgaatttttaaatttctattttatatatacttgattttgaaaattatttgtatatggctacttataattttaataattttggtttgatttgataaaaaaatagttattttaccttatcatttctcaatttattttataaacGAAAATAAGCATGTAACTGTTGAAGTAAactaaagaaaaaattaaattaattggtatactttaactgCATTAAGCTAGAATCACTTCAgtatacaaatgtaatgtactgaaaaataaaaaatttatcataGTAATAAGTATACATTCAGATAAAAAATATGTCTATTAAGCCTGTCCTTCTCGGGTTAAAATCCTAGCTCCGCCTTCAGCTCCGCCCATTTTGGGACCGGAGAGGATCCTCCCCTTAACAAAACTAGTCCCATGGTTGGTTGGCCCCTCCAGAAGCATGCTTATATTGCTAATCAATAAATAATCATAGGGGGCATGCTAACAAGGATAACATTTAGAATTTCaggagataaaaagaaaaagaaaatctggTTTTTAAATGGAAAGGGATAATTATTTACTCAGTATAATACCAAATATAAAACAGGTTGGATTAGGTaaagaagattaaaaaaaagtcacCAAACACCATTTTAAATTTCAACAATTATAATTGTTACAACCAAAGTTGCATCATCGCGACCTCtgctattttttaaaacttggtTGTTGATCGGTGTGTTGGGATTATTATTGAAGTTGAAGGTAAttggatttggttttttttttttttttggttgcagaAGGTAATTGAGGTTGATGCATTAACTTCTACA contains the following coding sequences:
- the LOC131316922 gene encoding 18.1 kDa class I heat shock protein-like, with the protein product MSLIPSFFANRRGNNSIFSDPFALDAWDPFRDIPFPELSRENSAFVSTRVDWKETPEAHVFKADLPGLKKEEVKVEVEDDRVLQISGKRNVEKEEKNDKWHRVERSSGEFMRRFRLPENAKMDQVKAAMENGVLTVTVPKEEVKKPDVKAIEISG